In Sutterella faecalis, a genomic segment contains:
- a CDS encoding porin, producing the protein MKKTLASLAVLGAFAGSAVAADVTLYGLVDYGFGYQHTDGDTTADANDSFQMKSGQNSGSRFGLKGSEDLGNGLKVGFVLENGFAGDTGAFSTSGKLFDREAQLNLSGAFGTIAFGRMGQLASANGTFGLLGQTSPFSSGWGDSIGQKFVTADGWTRFDNTVTYATPEFAGFKVYAQYSFKNSSTEDGEEGKSAANRYYGIAATYKAENLYLVGIVDSINHGKQMYFAGAPQNYTYDADQLTVTLGGNYDFGVAKVYAMGQYFQNAISVGQKYITDSGFGKFGYTFGDTAGWEGADGYGLALGVGVPVLGGTAKAHVGYMDAEAAEDSSRKLSRWNVAVGYDYNLSKRTSVYSAAAYTKDDNTDYTGLEPSSVEVIAGLIHRF; encoded by the coding sequence ATGAAGAAGACCCTTGCTTCTCTCGCAGTTCTCGGCGCTTTTGCCGGTTCTGCCGTCGCAGCTGATGTGACGCTTTACGGCCTTGTCGACTACGGCTTCGGCTATCAGCACACCGATGGCGACACAACCGCTGATGCCAACGACTCCTTCCAGATGAAGTCCGGCCAGAACAGCGGCTCGCGCTTCGGTCTCAAAGGATCGGAAGACCTCGGCAACGGCCTCAAGGTCGGCTTCGTCCTTGAGAACGGCTTCGCCGGCGACACGGGCGCATTCTCCACGTCCGGCAAGCTCTTTGATCGTGAAGCGCAGCTCAATCTTTCGGGCGCCTTCGGCACGATCGCCTTCGGCCGCATGGGCCAGCTCGCAAGCGCCAACGGCACTTTCGGCCTCCTTGGTCAGACATCTCCCTTCTCCTCGGGCTGGGGCGACTCGATCGGCCAGAAGTTCGTGACCGCTGACGGCTGGACGCGCTTTGACAACACCGTCACCTACGCCACGCCGGAATTCGCCGGCTTCAAGGTTTACGCTCAGTATTCCTTCAAGAACAGCTCGACTGAAGACGGCGAGGAAGGCAAGTCCGCCGCCAACCGCTACTACGGCATCGCCGCCACCTACAAGGCCGAGAACCTCTACCTTGTCGGCATTGTTGATTCCATCAACCACGGCAAGCAGATGTACTTTGCCGGTGCTCCTCAGAACTACACCTACGATGCCGACCAGCTGACAGTCACCCTCGGCGGCAACTACGACTTCGGCGTCGCCAAGGTCTACGCGATGGGCCAGTACTTCCAGAACGCAATCTCCGTCGGCCAGAAATACATTACTGATTCCGGCTTCGGCAAGTTCGGCTACACATTCGGCGACACCGCCGGATGGGAAGGTGCTGACGGCTACGGCCTCGCGCTCGGCGTCGGCGTTCCCGTCCTCGGCGGCACTGCCAAAGCGCACGTCGGATACATGGATGCGGAAGCCGCGGAAGACAGCAGCAGGAAGCTCAGCCGCTGGAACGTTGCAGTCGGCTACGACTACAACCTCAGCAAGCGCACTTCCGTCTACAGCGCCGCTGCGTATACCAAAGATGACAACACGGACTACACGGGTCTTGAACCTTCGTCCGTCGAAGTCATTGCCGGCCTGATCCATCGCTTCTAA
- a CDS encoding aryl-sulfate sulfotransferase, producing the protein MHGISRREFARFTILCAAAAAAPMAAHAFGGPSGAATIYKNQGHLGELITNPYKIAPLTAIIRNGGYVVRNAKVRILPKKDGQEIAYAVSDAQVLTHGGIPVFGLYPDYRNTVEITYDRIYNGKTEHFTDKVFIRTQPVYGLVPFPKAEVKKAAEGKFADRLYYINNIGGNNNTRHAVWNNPEGGALQWSSYPLNMVIDTKGEIRWFLYPEGIYNVDSLYDGGIMMGLRQNDDGAITWGYGQHYVKYDIMGREIWNRRLPYGYNDFSHTMDAAQNGHYFLRVASSNLKRLDGRNVRTVRDMIIEVDANGTVVDEWRLWDILDPYRNTAIKALDQGAVCLNIDPKLAGKTLSDEELQKLDTEAHFGDIVGTGPGRNWAHVNSVDYDPTDDSIIISSRHQCAVIKIGRDKKVKWILGASRGWKKPWSDALLTPVDAKGKPLACDDASCSNTDFDWTWTQHTAFRIDSKSDKKVMYLSVFDNGDGRGFDQPPLPDMKYSRAVIYRIDQEKRTVEQIWEYGKEKGHEWFSPVTSLVEYMPDKDSIIAYAATAGANYDLKTGGLTSAPNPYLDEFEWGSTVPAVEIQLKNTTGYQAFAFDVHKAFNGVIR; encoded by the coding sequence ATGCACGGCATTTCACGCCGCGAATTCGCGCGCTTCACGATTCTCTGCGCGGCAGCCGCCGCTGCGCCGATGGCCGCCCACGCCTTCGGCGGGCCGTCAGGCGCCGCCACGATCTATAAGAACCAGGGCCACCTCGGCGAACTCATCACGAACCCCTACAAGATTGCTCCGCTCACAGCCATCATCCGCAACGGCGGCTATGTCGTGAGGAATGCAAAGGTGCGCATTCTCCCCAAGAAGGACGGTCAGGAAATCGCCTACGCCGTCTCCGACGCGCAGGTTCTCACCCACGGCGGCATCCCGGTCTTCGGTCTCTATCCGGACTACCGCAACACCGTTGAAATCACCTACGACCGGATCTACAACGGCAAAACCGAACACTTTACCGACAAGGTCTTCATCCGTACGCAGCCGGTCTACGGACTCGTGCCGTTCCCGAAGGCCGAGGTGAAGAAGGCTGCGGAAGGAAAATTCGCCGACCGCCTCTACTACATCAACAACATCGGCGGCAACAACAATACCCGTCATGCCGTCTGGAACAACCCTGAAGGCGGGGCGCTTCAATGGTCGTCCTATCCTCTCAACATGGTGATCGACACCAAGGGCGAAATCCGCTGGTTCCTTTATCCGGAAGGCATCTACAACGTCGATTCTCTCTATGACGGCGGCATCATGATGGGCCTGAGGCAGAACGACGACGGCGCCATCACCTGGGGCTACGGCCAGCACTACGTCAAGTACGACATCATGGGCCGCGAAATCTGGAACCGCCGGCTGCCCTACGGCTACAACGACTTCAGCCATACGATGGACGCCGCTCAGAACGGGCACTATTTCCTTCGCGTTGCCTCGTCGAACTTGAAGCGCCTTGACGGCAGAAACGTCCGCACCGTGCGCGACATGATCATTGAGGTTGATGCCAACGGCACCGTCGTAGACGAGTGGCGCCTCTGGGATATTCTGGATCCCTACCGCAATACCGCCATCAAGGCGCTCGACCAGGGCGCCGTCTGCCTCAACATCGACCCGAAGCTCGCCGGCAAAACGCTTTCCGACGAGGAACTTCAGAAACTCGACACGGAAGCGCATTTCGGCGACATCGTCGGCACCGGTCCGGGCCGCAACTGGGCCCACGTCAATTCCGTCGACTACGACCCGACCGATGACTCCATCATCATATCCTCCCGCCACCAGTGCGCCGTCATCAAGATCGGCCGCGACAAGAAGGTGAAGTGGATCCTCGGCGCATCCCGTGGTTGGAAGAAGCCCTGGAGCGATGCGCTCCTCACTCCGGTCGACGCCAAGGGGAAGCCCCTTGCCTGCGACGACGCTTCCTGCTCGAACACCGACTTCGACTGGACCTGGACGCAGCACACGGCCTTCAGAATCGACAGCAAATCGGACAAGAAGGTCATGTACCTTTCCGTCTTCGACAACGGCGACGGCCGCGGGTTTGATCAGCCGCCGCTCCCTGACATGAAGTATTCGCGAGCCGTCATCTACCGCATTGACCAGGAAAAGCGCACGGTCGAGCAGATCTGGGAATACGGCAAGGAAAAGGGGCACGAATGGTTCAGCCCCGTGACGAGCCTCGTGGAATACATGCCCGACAAGGATTCCATCATTGCCTATGCCGCGACGGCCGGCGCCAATTACGATCTGAAGACGGGCGGCCTCACGTCGGCGCCGAACCCGTACCTCGACGAATTCGAGTGGGGTTCGACTGTCCCGGCCGTTGAGATTCAGTTGAAGAACACCACGGGCTACCAAGCGTTCGCCTTTGACGTGCATAAGGCCTTCAACGGCGTGATCCGCTAA